A section of the Bacillus sp. HSf4 genome encodes:
- a CDS encoding YozQ family protein, with product MTHKNGADRPDDYKRFSSLDKEYDFQQSLDSSAKTENVNNETQAHNRENVNDTDVAGKNFDPSDYKGTTQLEKGLAETHEQVSDDYFEGTIDQNLD from the coding sequence GTGACTCATAAAAATGGAGCAGACAGACCGGATGATTACAAAAGATTTTCTTCATTAGACAAGGAATATGATTTCCAGCAATCTTTAGATAGCAGCGCTAAGACAGAGAATGTAAACAATGAAACACAAGCTCATAACAGAGAAAACGTAAATGACACAGATGTGGCTGGAAAAAACTTTGATCCCTCGGATTATAAAGGAACCACGCAATTGGAAAAAGGATTGGCTGAAACTCATGAACAGGTTAGTGATGACTATTTTGAAGGGACGATCGATCAAAAT